One genomic window of Malaciobacter molluscorum LMG 25693 includes the following:
- a CDS encoding nitrite/sulfite reductase yields MEKELSKLEQLKASRNPLRVIDDIYKEANEGIALSEDYIGLLKWYGMYPHINSENKEDKKYFMKRVKLVDASMNLEQLKVMGKIAKDYAQGLVDFTTRENVQFHYIQIKDLPKIFDLLASVGLTSRMASGDGPRPIVTCPVSGIAADEIFDVTNLVKDVDSYFDKNEDEFCNFPRKYKMSISGCSCHCCGHEIQDIAFTAFKRGEEVLFDLTLAGGLSKSKQIAYRANRYVKEEQVRDVAVAVAEIFRDNGNRHNRNKARVRHLVNEWGLEKFVNAIEEKLGYKLEEGLEEPEITPIENRNHFGINKSKIEDESFVGFATIAGRIPGEDFVKIAEIIEKYDAKGIRLTTRQNFIVYGVKDDVVEELANEFESIGYAYKPNTFRARTQSCTGREFCKFGITETKTYANKLIKHLETKFPDFKEYVMISVSGCGNACSHPQVADIGLVGCKTRVDGERVDAYDIQLGGHLQGTQKSKIAISTKVKVPATEVPSFLEKLINDYESDSLGTANFKEYLTKVEIS; encoded by the coding sequence ATGGAAAAAGAGTTATCAAAATTAGAACAATTAAAAGCATCAAGAAATCCATTAAGAGTAATTGATGATATTTATAAAGAAGCAAATGAAGGTATAGCTTTAAGTGAAGATTATATAGGTTTGCTTAAATGGTATGGTATGTATCCTCATATTAATAGTGAAAATAAAGAGGATAAAAAATACTTTATGAAAAGAGTAAAACTTGTTGATGCATCAATGAATCTTGAACAGTTAAAAGTAATGGGAAAAATTGCAAAAGATTATGCTCAAGGTTTAGTAGATTTTACAACAAGAGAAAATGTTCAGTTTCATTATATTCAAATAAAAGATTTACCTAAAATTTTCGATTTATTAGCATCAGTTGGATTAACATCAAGAATGGCATCTGGTGATGGACCAAGACCAATTGTTACATGTCCTGTAAGTGGAATTGCTGCTGATGAAATTTTTGATGTAACTAATCTTGTAAAAGATGTAGATAGTTATTTTGATAAAAATGAAGATGAGTTCTGTAATTTTCCTAGAAAATATAAAATGTCAATAAGTGGATGTTCATGTCATTGCTGTGGTCATGAAATTCAAGATATTGCATTTACTGCATTTAAAAGAGGTGAAGAAGTTTTATTTGATTTAACTTTAGCTGGTGGTTTATCAAAATCAAAACAAATTGCATATAGAGCTAATAGATATGTAAAAGAAGAACAAGTAAGAGATGTTGCTGTTGCAGTTGCAGAAATTTTTAGAGATAATGGGAATAGACATAATAGAAATAAAGCAAGAGTTAGACATTTAGTAAATGAATGGGGGCTAGAAAAGTTTGTAAATGCGATTGAAGAAAAATTAGGTTACAAATTAGAAGAAGGTTTAGAAGAACCAGAAATTACTCCAATAGAAAATAGAAATCATTTTGGAATAAATAAATCAAAAATAGAGGATGAGAGCTTCGTTGGTTTTGCTACTATTGCAGGTAGAATTCCTGGAGAAGATTTTGTAAAAATTGCAGAAATAATTGAAAAATATGATGCAAAAGGTATAAGACTTACAACAAGACAAAATTTTATTGTGTATGGTGTAAAAGATGATGTTGTAGAAGAGTTAGCAAATGAATTTGAAAGTATAGGATATGCTTATAAACCAAATACATTTAGAGCAAGAACTCAAAGTTGTACTGGTAGAGAGTTCTGTAAATTTGGTATTACAGAGACAAAAACTTATGCAAATAAATTAATAAAACATTTAGAAACTAAATTTCCAGATTTTAAAGAATATGTAATGATTTCTGTATCTGGATGTGGTAATGCTTGTTCTCATCCTCAAGTTGCTGATATTGGATTAGTAGGATGTAAAACAAGAGTTGATGGTGAAAGAGTTGATGCATATGATATTCAGCTGGGTGGACATTTACAAGGTACACAAAAAAGTAAAATTGCTATATCAACAAAAGTTAAAGTTCCTGCAACAGAAGTTCCTTCATTTTTAGAAAAATTAATTAATGATTATGAAAGTGATAGTTTAGGAACAGCTAATTTTAAAGAGTATTTAACAAAAGTAGAAATATCATAA
- the sucC gene encoding ADP-forming succinate--CoA ligase subunit beta codes for MNLHEYQAKNLFRKYNIPTTCGKLLTHSSQLDDIFETLGEENLVIKAQVHAGGRGKAGGVVLTKNKKEAKEVTNRLLGSRLVTYQTSKEGQPVNSLYIEKPCEFDKQLYLAFVIDRSSQRITIMTSAEGGIEIEEVAKNDPKKILKSKINPVVGIMPYQCRQIAFDLGLDDHQVKQMIPLLQNMYKMFLNNDLSLIEVNPLVITKHGDLVCLDGKVQVDNSALFRQKKLNEIRDETQEDARELQAEKMQLNYVSLDGNIGCMVNGAGLAMATMDLIKTYGGEPANFLDVGGSTNEQRVIEAFKIILSDKKVNGILINIFGGIVRCDVIANGIIAAVDKMDMNIPLVVRLEGTNAKEGLKLIRESGLNIVEEQDLDKATKKIIELTKGN; via the coding sequence ATGAATTTACATGAATATCAAGCAAAAAATCTATTTAGAAAATATAATATTCCTACTACTTGTGGAAAACTTTTAACTCATAGTTCACAACTTGATGATATTTTTGAAACATTAGGTGAAGAAAACTTAGTGATAAAAGCACAAGTTCATGCAGGTGGAAGAGGAAAAGCTGGTGGAGTTGTACTTACTAAAAATAAAAAAGAAGCAAAAGAAGTTACAAATAGATTACTTGGAAGTAGATTAGTAACTTATCAAACATCAAAAGAGGGACAACCAGTAAACTCTTTATATATAGAAAAACCTTGTGAATTTGACAAACAACTATATTTAGCTTTTGTAATAGATAGAAGTAGTCAAAGAATAACTATTATGACTTCTGCTGAAGGTGGAATTGAAATAGAAGAAGTTGCAAAAAATGACCCTAAAAAGATTCTAAAAAGTAAGATAAATCCAGTTGTTGGAATTATGCCTTATCAATGTAGACAAATTGCATTTGATTTAGGTTTAGATGACCACCAAGTAAAACAGATGATTCCACTTTTACAAAATATGTATAAAATGTTTTTAAATAATGATTTATCACTAATAGAAGTAAACCCTTTAGTTATCACAAAACATGGTGATTTAGTATGTTTAGATGGAAAAGTTCAAGTTGATAATTCAGCACTTTTTAGACAAAAAAAATTAAATGAAATTAGAGATGAAACACAAGAAGATGCAAGAGAACTTCAAGCAGAAAAGATGCAATTAAATTATGTTTCACTTGATGGAAATATCGGTTGTATGGTTAATGGTGCAGGTTTAGCAATGGCAACAATGGATTTAATCAAAACATATGGAGGAGAGCCTGCAAACTTTTTAGATGTGGGTGGTAGTACAAATGAACAAAGAGTTATTGAAGCATTTAAAATTATACTTTCAGATAAAAAAGTAAATGGTATTCTAATTAATATATTTGGTGGAATTGTAAGATGTGATGTAATTGCTAATGGTATTATTGCAGCTGTTGACAAAATGGATATGAATATTCCACTTGTAGTTAGACTTGAAGGTACAAATGCAAAAGAGGGTCTTAAACTAATAAGAGAATCTGGATTAAATATTGTTGAAGAGCAAGATTTAGATAAAGCAACTAAAAAAATTATTGAATTAACAAAAGGGAACTAA
- a CDS encoding DUF1653 domain-containing protein yields the protein MKEKEIKLHEEYIHYKNLKTYIPVNFCKIQKDDIWVEAIIYKADDQSLYVRDKEEFINKFSLKSE from the coding sequence ATGAAAGAAAAAGAAATAAAATTACATGAAGAATATATACACTATAAAAATCTCAAAACTTATATTCCAGTAAATTTTTGCAAAATACAAAAAGACGATATTTGGGTTGAGGCTATTATATATAAAGCAGACGATCAAAGCTTATACGTAAGAGACAAAGAAGAATTTATAAATAAATTTTCTTTAAAATCAGAGTAA
- a CDS encoding glycerate kinase, with the protein MKILIASDSYKNALSSQHVANAIEIGFKRVFDDFIYEKVPLADGGEGTIDSLKNVIKNYKEIEVDVLNPIEEKIKAKYILTDDNTAIIEMAKSTGIELVNESKRDVINSTSFGFGQQISDAIKNGSKKLILTIGSSATNDVGIGMLQALGVKFYNDKNEEISHQHILTAKDISQIDNFDISALRSLRDVKILIACDVENILYGKNGATYTFAKQKGAKSNEIEFLEQSIIKFSSVCERKLQKKIHNEKGSGAAGGVGFALQAFLNAKSRSGIETVIEFINLEEKIKESDLIITGEGRVDEQTVYGKTIMGVLNIAKKYNKPVIILAGALDKGYEKLYSYGATSIFDITPSNLPLEDLLLKTEKNLIATSYAIANTMSISLK; encoded by the coding sequence ATGAAAATATTAATAGCTAGTGATTCATATAAAAATGCATTATCTTCACAACATGTAGCAAATGCTATTGAAATTGGTTTTAAAAGAGTATTTGATGATTTTATTTATGAAAAAGTTCCTTTGGCTGATGGAGGAGAAGGGACTATTGACAGTTTAAAAAATGTTATTAAAAACTATAAAGAGATAGAAGTTGATGTATTAAATCCAATTGAAGAAAAAATAAAAGCAAAATATATTTTAACTGATGATAATACTGCCATAATAGAAATGGCAAAATCAACAGGAATAGAGTTAGTTAATGAATCTAAAAGAGATGTTATTAATTCTACATCTTTTGGTTTTGGTCAACAAATTTCAGATGCAATAAAAAATGGTTCTAAAAAGCTTATTCTTACAATTGGAAGTAGTGCAACAAATGATGTTGGAATTGGTATGCTTCAAGCATTAGGTGTAAAATTTTATAATGATAAAAATGAAGAAATAAGTCACCAACATATACTTACTGCAAAAGATATTTCTCAAATAGATAATTTTGATATTTCAGCTTTACGAAGTTTAAGAGATGTAAAAATTCTAATTGCTTGTGATGTGGAAAATATTTTGTATGGAAAAAATGGTGCAACATATACTTTTGCGAAACAAAAAGGAGCAAAAAGTAATGAAATTGAATTTTTAGAACAAAGTATTATTAAATTTTCAAGTGTTTGTGAGAGAAAACTACAAAAAAAGATTCATAATGAAAAAGGAAGTGGCGCTGCTGGTGGGGTAGGATTTGCACTGCAAGCTTTTTTAAATGCAAAAAGTAGAAGTGGAATAGAAACTGTAATAGAGTTTATAAATTTAGAAGAAAAAATTAAAGAGTCTGATTTGATTATTACTGGTGAAGGTCGAGTTGATGAACAAACAGTTTATGGAAAAACAATAATGGGTGTTTTAAATATTGCTAAGAAATATAATAAGCCTGTAATTATTCTTGCTGGAGCTTTAGATAAAGGATATGAAAAGTTATATTCTTATGGTGCAACATCAATTTTTGATATTACTCCTTCTAATTTACCTCTTGAAGATTTACTTTTAAAAACAGAAAAAAATTTAATAGCAACATCTTATGCAATTGCTAATACTATGTCTATAAGTTTGAAATAA
- a CDS encoding acyl-CoA thioesterase: protein MEYGTQRLVMYPHLNAAGILFGGQALAWIDEEVIIFSANKLGTTRLALVKMSEVRFENPANIGDILVIGTELVKIGRTSITVKCELRNKTTDKVIVTVDEVIMVNLDYNKQPTPHGLPEPD from the coding sequence ATGGAATATGGAACACAAAGATTAGTTATGTATCCACATCTAAATGCAGCTGGTATATTATTTGGGGGGCAAGCATTAGCTTGGATTGATGAAGAAGTAATTATATTTTCTGCAAATAAACTAGGAACAACAAGACTTGCTTTAGTAAAAATGAGTGAAGTTAGATTTGAAAATCCTGCTAATATTGGAGATATTCTAGTTATTGGAACTGAACTTGTGAAAATAGGAAGAACATCAATTACTGTTAAGTGTGAACTAAGAAATAAAACAACAGATAAAGTAATTGTAACTGTAGATGAAGTTATAATGGTTAATTTAGATTATAATAAACAACCAACTCCTCATGGACTTCCAGAGCCAGATTAA
- a CDS encoding chloride channel protein — MKKHIIEQLIIFFSVTKWVLLSSFIGVTIGFVITFFLNSIHAAENSRSLLPFHYYYLLPFALMLSVFLVKKFAPNAKGHGTEKVIEAVHKKDGKIEVAVIPVKLVATILTLFAGGSAGKEGPGAQIGAGSASLISDIFKFSKADRKKLVICGISAGFASVFGTPISGAIFGIEVLIVGIIMYDVLLPSFISGFAAYTTAKILGVNYTYFNLHFAQTIPIEITLIFQVIIAGLFFGIVSDFLVTAFKKSDYYIKRIDINLYLKAFLGGLILVILSFFVGDRYFGLGLDTISDILYSDPSVSGIDVPWYSFIMKTIFTSITLSSGGSGGVITPIFYIGATSGHFLGTIFGDHLALFAALGFTSVLAGAANAPIAATIMAVELFGVEIAHYAAISAVISFLITGHRSVYASQILKMKKSDLLSIEFGKNLEHNEINLSEKSKEKIVIMRRKLKNIRRRDNKEED, encoded by the coding sequence ATGAAGAAACATATTATTGAACAATTAATCATATTTTTTAGTGTTACTAAATGGGTATTATTATCTTCTTTTATTGGTGTTACTATTGGTTTTGTTATTACTTTTTTTCTAAACTCAATTCATGCTGCTGAAAACAGTAGAAGTTTACTTCCATTTCATTATTATTATTTATTACCATTTGCATTAATGCTAAGTGTATTTTTAGTAAAAAAATTTGCTCCAAATGCAAAAGGACATGGAACAGAAAAAGTTATAGAAGCCGTACATAAAAAAGATGGTAAAATTGAAGTTGCTGTTATTCCTGTTAAATTAGTTGCTACTATTTTAACTCTATTTGCAGGTGGTTCAGCAGGTAAAGAAGGTCCTGGTGCACAAATTGGTGCAGGAAGTGCCTCTTTAATTTCTGATATATTTAAATTTTCTAAAGCTGATAGAAAGAAACTAGTTATTTGTGGTATCAGTGCAGGTTTTGCATCTGTATTTGGTACACCAATATCTGGTGCTATTTTTGGTATTGAAGTTTTAATTGTTGGTATTATAATGTATGATGTTTTATTACCTTCATTTATTTCAGGTTTTGCTGCTTATACTACTGCAAAAATATTAGGTGTGAATTATACATATTTTAATCTACATTTTGCTCAAACAATTCCAATAGAAATTACTCTAATCTTTCAAGTTATTATTGCTGGTTTATTTTTTGGTATTGTGTCTGATTTTTTAGTAACTGCTTTTAAAAAATCAGACTACTATATAAAAAGAATAGATATAAATCTTTATTTAAAAGCTTTCTTAGGTGGTTTAATTTTAGTTATTCTTTCATTTTTTGTAGGAGATAGATATTTTGGTTTAGGATTAGACACAATTTCAGATATATTATATTCAGATCCTTCAGTTTCAGGTATAGATGTTCCTTGGTATTCATTTATTATGAAAACTATTTTTACATCAATTACTCTTTCTTCTGGAGGTAGTGGTGGAGTTATTACTCCAATTTTTTATATTGGAGCAACTAGTGGACATTTTTTAGGAACTATATTTGGGGATCATTTAGCATTATTTGCTGCTTTAGGTTTTACAAGTGTATTAGCAGGTGCTGCAAATGCACCAATTGCTGCAACTATTATGGCAGTAGAACTTTTTGGAGTTGAAATAGCCCATTATGCTGCAATAAGTGCTGTTATAAGTTTTCTTATTACTGGACATAGAAGTGTTTATGCTTCACAAATATTAAAAATGAAAAAATCTGATTTATTGAGTATTGAGTTTGGTAAAAATTTAGAACATAATGAAATAAATCTATCTGAAAAAAGCAAAGAAAAAATTGTTATTATGAGAAGAAAATTAAAAAATATAAGAAGAAGAGATAATAAAGAAGAGGATTAA
- a CDS encoding aldehyde dehydrogenase family protein — protein MSKMINVTSPFDDSVVGEVPFSTQEEVEAALNLAHSTFLDRRNWLPKYKRIEILEKLAQIMSSQVEDLTKLCASEGGKPYMDSKVEVLRAINSVKLAIEHLGVYEGKEVAMGQTPTSANRIAYTLKEPIGVAVAISAFNHPFNLAIGQVIPAVAVGCPVIIRPATQTPMSALKVVAMLEEAGLPKGWAQGIVCDRHGSEFLATSPKTSFLTFIGSASVGWYLSSKVAPGTRVALEHGGVAPVIVAKDADIDTMIPDLAKGGFYHAGQVCVSVQRVYVEESICEEVATKLADAASKLVVGNQLDPKTEVGPLINNGEVDRVEEWVNDAIEKGAKVLVGGKRISASCFEPTVLLNPSEDSLVSQKEVFGPVVCVYSYKDIDEAIAKANSLDVSFQAAVFSKNIDTCFKCVKELNGTAVMVNDHTAFRVDWMPFGGAKESGIGVGGISHVMDEMSNEKMMVIKSPVL, from the coding sequence ATGAGTAAAATGATAAATGTTACATCACCGTTTGATGATAGCGTAGTTGGGGAAGTTCCTTTTAGTACACAAGAAGAAGTAGAGGCAGCTTTAAACTTAGCTCACTCTACTTTTCTTGATAGAAGAAACTGGCTTCCAAAATATAAAAGAATTGAAATTTTAGAAAAATTAGCTCAAATTATGTCTTCACAAGTTGAAGATTTAACTAAACTTTGTGCAAGTGAAGGTGGTAAACCTTACATGGATTCAAAAGTTGAAGTTTTAAGAGCAATCAATAGTGTTAAACTTGCTATTGAACATTTAGGTGTATATGAAGGAAAAGAAGTTGCAATGGGCCAAACTCCAACTTCTGCAAATAGAATAGCATATACACTAAAAGAACCTATTGGTGTTGCAGTTGCAATTTCTGCATTTAACCACCCATTTAACTTAGCAATCGGACAAGTTATTCCAGCAGTTGCAGTTGGTTGTCCTGTGATTATTAGACCTGCAACACAAACTCCAATGTCTGCATTAAAAGTAGTTGCAATGCTTGAAGAAGCAGGATTACCAAAAGGTTGGGCACAAGGTATTGTTTGTGATAGACATGGTAGTGAATTTTTAGCTACTTCTCCTAAAACTTCATTCTTAACATTTATTGGTTCTGCTTCTGTTGGTTGGTATTTAAGTTCAAAAGTAGCTCCAGGAACTAGAGTTGCATTAGAACATGGTGGTGTTGCACCAGTTATTGTTGCAAAAGATGCAGATATTGATACAATGATTCCTGATTTAGCAAAAGGTGGTTTTTATCACGCTGGTCAAGTATGCGTATCAGTACAAAGAGTTTATGTTGAAGAATCAATTTGTGAAGAAGTTGCTACTAAATTAGCAGATGCTGCATCTAAACTTGTAGTAGGAAACCAATTAGATCCTAAAACTGAAGTTGGACCACTAATTAATAATGGTGAAGTTGATAGAGTTGAAGAGTGGGTAAATGATGCAATAGAAAAAGGTGCAAAAGTATTAGTTGGTGGAAAAAGAATTTCAGCTTCTTGTTTTGAACCAACAGTATTATTAAATCCATCAGAAGATTCATTAGTATCTCAAAAAGAAGTATTTGGACCTGTAGTTTGTGTTTACTCTTATAAAGATATTGATGAAGCAATTGCAAAAGCAAACTCTTTGGATGTTTCTTTCCAAGCAGCTGTATTTAGTAAAAATATTGATACTTGTTTTAAATGTGTTAAAGAATTAAATGGTACTGCTGTTATGGTAAATGATCATACTGCATTTAGAGTTGACTGGATGCCATTTGGTGGTGCAAAAGAGAGTGGTATCGGTGTTGGTGGAATATCTCATGTAATGGATGAGATGTCAAATGAAAAAATGATGGTTATCAAATCACCTGTATTATAA
- a CDS encoding acetolactate synthase large subunit has protein sequence MKASDLFIKALENEGVEYIFGIPGEENLDLLESLRSSKIKLILTRHEQGAGFMAATYGRLTGKVGVCLSTLGPGATNFATSAAYAQLGAMPMMMITGQKPIKKSKQGRFQIIDIVRMMRPMTKYAKQVVNGNNISSMVRDAFKIATTERPGAVHIELPEDIAAEDADDSVYPVRNVRIPKADSTTINEAVKMIEEANRPLILIGAGANRNRIGNALTDFVNDTGIPFFTTQMGKGVVDDNHELCLGTAALSADDFIHGAISKADLIINVGHDVIEKPPFFMKEGPDATKVIHVNFFPSEVDPTYFPHLDVVGDIATGINDLNRALSPQAHWDFDFYKLIIKTINKRLTKYFGDMRFPILPQRAVKTIRDILGPDDILTLDNGVYKIWFARNYKCAKPNTLLLDNALATMGAGLPSAIAAKMVNPDRKVVTVCGDGGFMMNSQEIETAVRLGLDITVVILNDNAYGMIKWKQTGMGFETFGLDYSNPDFVKYAEAYGATGHRPQSCEEFTETLNKCVNSKGVHIIDLAVDYSLNHSILNDLVKNAETLLEEEGEE, from the coding sequence ATGAAAGCATCTGATTTATTTATCAAAGCTTTAGAAAATGAAGGTGTAGAATACATTTTTGGTATTCCTGGTGAAGAGAATCTAGACTTACTAGAATCATTAAGGAGTTCTAAGATTAAATTAATTCTAACAAGACATGAACAAGGTGCAGGTTTTATGGCTGCAACATATGGAAGATTAACAGGAAAGGTTGGTGTATGTTTATCAACTCTTGGCCCTGGTGCTACGAACTTTGCAACAAGTGCAGCTTATGCACAACTTGGTGCAATGCCAATGATGATGATAACTGGTCAAAAACCAATTAAAAAATCAAAACAAGGTAGATTCCAAATCATAGATATTGTAAGAATGATGAGACCAATGACAAAATATGCAAAACAAGTTGTTAATGGTAATAATATCTCTTCTATGGTTAGAGATGCTTTCAAAATTGCTACAACTGAAAGACCAGGAGCAGTGCATATTGAATTACCTGAAGATATAGCAGCAGAAGATGCAGATGATAGTGTATATCCAGTAAGAAATGTAAGAATTCCAAAAGCAGATAGCACTACAATTAATGAAGCAGTTAAAATGATTGAAGAGGCAAATAGACCTCTTATTTTAATTGGTGCAGGGGCAAATAGAAACAGAATTGGCAATGCATTAACTGATTTTGTAAATGATACAGGAATTCCATTTTTTACTACACAAATGGGTAAAGGTGTAGTTGATGATAACCATGAATTATGTTTAGGTACAGCAGCATTATCAGCTGACGATTTTATTCATGGTGCAATTTCAAAAGCAGATTTAATAATTAATGTTGGTCATGATGTAATTGAGAAACCACCATTCTTTATGAAAGAAGGTCCAGATGCAACAAAAGTTATTCATGTTAACTTTTTCCCATCAGAAGTAGATCCTACTTACTTCCCTCATTTAGATGTTGTTGGTGATATTGCAACTGGTATTAATGATTTAAATAGAGCATTATCTCCACAAGCTCATTGGGATTTTGATTTTTACAAATTGATTATAAAAACAATAAATAAAAGATTAACAAAATATTTTGGTGATATGAGATTCCCTATTTTACCACAAAGAGCAGTTAAAACTATTAGAGATATTTTAGGACCTGATGATATTTTAACTTTAGATAATGGTGTATATAAAATTTGGTTTGCTAGAAATTATAAATGTGCAAAACCAAATACATTATTATTAGATAATGCACTTGCAACAATGGGAGCTGGTCTTCCTTCAGCAATTGCAGCAAAAATGGTAAATCCAGATAGAAAAGTTGTAACTGTTTGTGGTGATGGTGGATTTATGATGAATTCACAAGAGATTGAAACAGCTGTAAGATTAGGATTAGATATTACTGTTGTTATTTTAAATGACAATGCATATGGAATGATTAAATGGAAACAAACAGGTATGGGATTTGAAACATTTGGTCTTGACTATTCTAACCCTGATTTTGTAAAATATGCTGAAGCTTATGGAGCAACAGGTCATAGACCACAATCTTGTGAAGAATTTACTGAAACATTAAATAAATGTGTAAATTCAAAAGGTGTTCATATTATTGATTTAGCAGTTGATTACTCTTTAAATCACTCAATTTTAAATGACCTTGTGAAAAATGCTGAAACATTATTAGAAGAAGAAGGAGAAGAATAA
- a CDS encoding phytanoyl-CoA dioxygenase family protein: MKLTQEQIEQFNKDGFLLIRNFANKELCDEILQKAKIHLENKVEPIESEQEYQRVQDTTVTVRRLRQVYDREKVFQDWMTNKEIRPMLKQLLNDTPVLTLAHHNSIMTKMPKDSTRTTWHQDRRYWNFENDDLISVWLSLDEEYLENGLLEFIPGSHKIDLKKEQFDETISFKDDLPENKELIKNAVHYNLNKGDIVLFHCKTLHHANKNETNNAKISFVYTVKAQNNKFIKNTRSDFKEIILEED, from the coding sequence ATGAAACTAACACAAGAACAAATTGAACAATTTAATAAAGATGGTTTTTTACTTATTAGAAACTTTGCAAATAAAGAACTTTGTGATGAGATTTTGCAAAAAGCCAAAATTCATCTTGAAAATAAAGTAGAACCAATAGAGAGTGAGCAAGAGTATCAAAGAGTACAAGACACTACGGTTACAGTTAGAAGATTAAGACAAGTATATGATAGAGAAAAAGTATTTCAAGATTGGATGACAAATAAAGAGATTAGACCAATGTTAAAACAACTATTAAATGATACTCCTGTTTTGACTCTAGCACACCACAATTCTATTATGACAAAAATGCCAAAAGATAGCACTAGAACTACATGGCATCAAGATAGAAGATATTGGAATTTTGAAAATGATGATTTAATTAGTGTTTGGCTTAGCTTAGATGAAGAGTATTTAGAAAATGGTCTTTTAGAATTTATTCCAGGTTCACATAAAATTGATTTAAAAAAAGAACAATTTGATGAAACTATAAGCTTTAAAGATGATTTACCAGAGAATAAAGAACTAATAAAAAATGCAGTTCATTATAATTTAAATAAAGGTGATATTGTTTTATTTCATTGTAAAACACTACATCATGCAAATAAAAATGAAACTAATAACGCTAAAATATCATTTGTTTATACAGTAAAAGCACAAAATAACAAATTTATAAAAAATACAAGAAGTGATTTTAAAGAAATTATATTAGAAGAGGATTAA
- the sucD gene encoding succinate--CoA ligase subunit alpha, producing MAILLDENTKIMCQGMTGTQGSFHTQKALEYGTNMVCGVVPKKRGLTHLGLPMYNSVRCGIDLTGANASVIYVPAPFCKDSIIEAAENGIELIVCITEGIPVKDMLDAKAAVDANGARLIGPNCPGVITPGIGKMGIMPGEIHKVGSVGIVSRSGTLTYEAVNQSTLAGLGQSTCVGIGGDPIPGSDFIDILKLFEEDKQTESIVLIGEIGGTKEEQAAEYIKKYITKPVVSYIAGVTAPKGKRMGHAGAIIDGGSGKAEDKYKALEAAGVTTVKTITHIKDALLEVTKK from the coding sequence ATGGCTATTTTACTTGATGAAAATACAAAAATTATGTGTCAAGGTATGACAGGTACACAAGGTAGTTTTCATACACAAAAAGCACTTGAATATGGCACAAATATGGTTTGTGGTGTTGTTCCTAAAAAAAGAGGTTTAACTCATCTTGGTCTTCCTATGTACAATAGTGTTAGATGTGGAATTGATTTAACAGGAGCAAATGCAAGTGTTATATATGTTCCTGCTCCTTTTTGTAAAGACTCCATAATTGAAGCTGCAGAAAATGGTATTGAATTAATAGTTTGTATCACAGAAGGAATTCCAGTAAAAGATATGCTTGATGCAAAAGCTGCAGTTGATGCAAATGGTGCAAGATTAATAGGACCAAATTGTCCAGGTGTTATTACTCCAGGAATTGGGAAAATGGGTATTATGCCAGGAGAAATTCACAAAGTAGGAAGTGTTGGTATTGTATCTAGATCTGGGACATTAACATATGAAGCTGTTAATCAATCAACTTTAGCAGGACTTGGACAAAGTACGTGTGTTGGTATTGGTGGAGATCCTATTCCAGGAAGTGATTTTATTGATATATTAAAACTATTTGAAGAAGATAAACAAACTGAATCTATAGTTTTAATTGGTGAAATTGGTGGAACAAAAGAAGAACAAGCAGCAGAATATATTAAAAAATATATAACTAAACCTGTTGTTTCTTATATTGCTGGTGTAACGGCACCAAAAGGTAAAAGAATGGGGCATGCAGGAGCAATTATTGATGGTGGCAGTGGAAAAGCTGAAGATAAATATAAAGCATTAGAAGCAGCTGGAGTAACTACTGTTAAAACTATTACACATATAAAAGATGCACTTTTAGAAGTTACAAAAAAATGA